The Bacillota bacterium genome window below encodes:
- the zupT gene encoding zinc transporter ZupT has protein sequence MELDNALLAFALTLFAGVSTGIGSALAFFTKRTNTALLSVALGFSAGVMIYVSMIEIFVKAETALISELGPVVGRWVNVAAFFGGMALIALIDRFVPEHGNPHQPRTVEEMEEEATPVENNSKHDPLMRMGILAAISIAIHNFPEGLATFTAALKDPSLGVAIAIAVAIHNIPEGIAVAVPIFYATGNRKKAAGYSFLSGLSEPLGALVGYVFLARFFTDTLFGLLFASVAGIMVFISLDELLPAAREYGRAHLAIYGVIGGMAVMALSLLLLG, from the coding sequence TTGGAACTAGATAATGCGTTACTTGCCTTTGCCCTTACCCTCTTTGCCGGTGTCTCCACGGGGATTGGCAGTGCCTTGGCCTTTTTTACCAAACGTACTAATACCGCTCTTCTCTCCGTTGCGCTGGGTTTTTCCGCCGGCGTGATGATCTATGTATCTATGATCGAAATCTTTGTCAAGGCCGAGACCGCACTAATCAGTGAACTGGGACCGGTGGTCGGGCGTTGGGTCAACGTTGCCGCGTTTTTTGGTGGGATGGCACTAATTGCCCTGATCGACCGGTTTGTCCCGGAACATGGCAACCCCCACCAACCCCGGACCGTTGAGGAAATGGAAGAAGAGGCCACACCTGTCGAGAACAATTCCAAACATGATCCCCTGATGCGAATGGGGATTCTAGCCGCGATATCTATTGCCATTCATAACTTTCCCGAAGGGCTGGCAACCTTCACCGCGGCCCTCAAGGACCCTAGCCTCGGCGTGGCCATCGCCATCGCAGTTGCCATTCACAACATCCCTGAGGGAATCGCCGTAGCAGTCCCAATCTTTTATGCCACTGGCAACCGAAAAAAGGCCGCAGGGTACTCCTTTCTGTCAGGACTTTCGGAACCCTTGGGGGCATTGGTTGGATATGTGTTTCTAGCCCGTTTTTTCACCGATACTCTCTTTGGTCTCCTCTTTGCCTCGGTGGCGGGAATTATGGTGTTCATCTCCTTGGACGAACTGTTACCGGCAGCTAGAGAGTATGGTCGCGCCCACTTGGCAATCTATGGGGTTATCGGCGGCATGGCCGTCATGGCCTTGAGCCTATTGCTGTTGGGCTGA